A window from Felis catus isolate Fca126 chromosome B1, F.catus_Fca126_mat1.0, whole genome shotgun sequence encodes these proteins:
- the CXCL10 gene encoding C-X-C motif chemokine 10 has product MNQRAVLIFCLIFLTLSGIQGIPLSRTPRCTCIKISELSVNLRSLEKLEVIPASHFCPRVEIIATMKKNGEKTCLNPESKTIKNLVKAISKERSKRSP; this is encoded by the exons ATGAACCAACGAGCTgttcttattttctgtcttatcTTTCTGACTCTGAGTGGAATTCAAG GAATACCTCTCTCTAGAACACCACGCTGTACCTGTATCAAGATTAGTGAACTATCTGTAAATCTAAGGTCCTTAGAAAAACTTGAAGTGATTCCTGCAAGTCACTTTTGTCCACGTGTTGAAATCAT TgctacaatgaaaaagaatggggAGAAAACATGCCTGAATCCAGAGTCTAAGACCATCAAGAATTTAGTGAAAGCAATTAGCAAGGAAAG GTCTAAAAGATCTCCTTGA